The genomic region ACGAAGAGGTTGTCCACGTGGTGGTGCTTGAGCCGGGCGCTCACGACCGACTTGTCGGGGTCCTTCCCCATGGCGCAGCCGCCCATCTGGTGGGCGGTGAAGAGCCCGACGCGCACCGGGCGCCAGGGGGCCGCGTCGAGCTTCGGCAGGTCGGCCTCGCGGCGGAGCTCCACCGGGTCCTCGTGGAGCGAATGGACCGACTCGGCCCCGGCGGCGAGCTGCACCCGGGCGAGCGCCTTGTTGGCCTCGCGGAGCGCCTCCCAGTGCTCCGGGCGGAGCCGGTAGTCGAGCCGCACCCGGCCGTCCTTGCGGAGCGAGACGGTGCCGCCCTCGTCGCCGGGGAGGAAGCCGTCGACCGTGAGCCCGATGAGGGCCGAGACGTGGCCGAGCCGGGCCATCACCTCCTGGTGCGCGGCCCCGAAGCCGCCCGCGGCGCTCGCCGCCAGCATGGGGTGGACCGGGGCCGTCTCCATGAAGAAGCCGATCTTCCCCGGGCCGCGCTCGATGAACTGGTGCGAGGTGACCGACTGCGGCGCGCCGTAGAAGCCGTCGATGCGCTGCGGGTAGACGCCGATGCTGGCCACCACCGGGTGGAGGAAGGTCCGCTTGCCGACGCGCCCGTTGAAGTCGAGGCCGCTGCGCAGGAGCAGCGCGGGGCTGTTCACCGCGCTGCCGCAGAGGACCACCACCTTGGGCTTCACCAGCACCGAGTGGCCCTTGGGCCGGTCGGTGGCCGGATCGAGCACCTCCGCCCGCACCAGGTTGGCGCGCTTGCGGTGCAGCTCGATCCGCACCGCCCGCGTGTTGGCGTAGAGGTGGGCCCCCTTCTTCACGGCGTCGGGGACGTAGGTCACGTCCATCGAGCGCTTCGCGTCGATGGGGCAGCCGAGGCCGCAGTAGCCGAGGTTGGCGCAGGCGTCCACGTTGCGGCGGGTGAGGGCGCGCTGCCAGCCGAGCTTGCCGCAGCCGTCCCAGAGCACCCGGTTGTTCCCGTTCACCTGCGCGAGCGGCCACTCGCGGATGTTGAGCCGCTGCTCCACCGCGTCGAAGTGCGGCGCCAGCGTGGCCGGGTCGAGCCCCTCCACGCCGTGCGCGGCGCGCCAGTGCTCGAGCACCCGCTCCGGCGTGCGGAAGCTGGTGGTCCAGTTGACGGTGGTGCCGCCGCCGACGCAGCGCCCCTGGAGCACGGTGATGGAGAGGTCGGCGGTGGCCCGCTGCCCCTTCTCCTGGTAGAGGCGCGGGTAGGCGGTGGCCTCCTGCATGTCGAAGTCGTTGCGGGTGTAGAGCCCGCCCTCCTCGAGCAGGACCACCCGCGCGCCCATCTCGGCGAGGCGGGCCGCCATCACCGCGCCGCCCGCGCCCGAGCCGATGACGCAGGCGTCGGCCCGCTCCTCGTAGTCGCGGGCGATGTCGGCGCCGGTGAGGACGCGGCCGGGGCCGTTGGCGCGCCAGGGCTCGGCCATCAGCGGCCTCCCGCGCGGATGGGCGGGCCGGGGTAGCCGACCGCCGGGTAGGTCTGGGGCGAGGCGTAGTAGGCGGCGTAGACCAGCTTCTTGAGCGCGCGGAACCCGGTGCGGCGCACCGCGAGCCGGCTCGTGGCCCAGTCGTGCAGCCGGCGGTCCTGCGCCTCGGGCGACGCGCCGGTGAAGGTGCCGGGGAGCCCGTCGAGGAAGGCGCCGGTGAGGGGGCTCTCGAAGAGCCCGATGAGCTGCCGGATCTCGCGCTGCACCGCCGGGTGCGCCATGGCGGCGATGGCGTCCACCTTCCCCGGCACGCCCACGTCGAGGGGCCGGGGGAACCCGCGGCGCGGCGGCACCAGCCGGTCGGCGATGGCCAGGATCACCGTCGCCTCGGCGTCGGTCAGCACCTGGAACGGCCCCTTCAGCGCCGGCTCGGGGTGGGTGCGGCGCGTCCCGAGCCACACCCCCCCGCCGGCGGCGAGGAGCGCCGCGCCGAGCAGCCCCTTCTTGATGAAGCTCCGCCGGCTCTCCAGCTCTCCCGGCATGAGGATGCGCGGCGCCTGACGACTCATGGGTCGGAGAGCCTAACGCAGGAACCGCCGGGTGTCGTGCTCCGGGCGGGCTTCGGCGTGCGCCGGCGGCGCACCTGCGCGCACCTCGCGGGCGCGGATCGATTCCTCGCCGCCTCCATCGGAGGGAGTAGAGTGCCGGCGGGGGCTGGACGGGACGGAATGGAACATCGCGAACAGCGTGCGCATCCCCGGGCTCCCCTGGTGCTCGCGGTCAGCTACCCCGACGAGGAGGCGCGGGCGCACGACTACACCGAGAACCTCTCCGAGGGCGGCCTGTTCGTCCGCACCGAGCGCGAGTTCCAGGTGGGCGACCGCGTCACCCTGCAGCTCAGCTTCCCGCAGCTCCTCGACCCCCACGAGATCTCGGCCGAGGTGGTCCGCCTGCGCGGCGAGGGGCCCGACGCCCCGCCCGGCGTGGGCGTGCGCATCCCCGAGGACCGGCGCGAGGACCGGGACCGGCTGCGCGCGCTGGTCCGCGCCGCCGAGCGCATGCCGCGGGCCGACCGGACCTACCGGGTGATGCTGGTGGAGGACAACTCGCTCGTGGCGGCGATGTACACCTCGGCCCTGCGCCGGGCGACCGCCGAGGGGATGCCCGGGCTCGCGGTGGAGCTGGTCCAGGACGGCGGCGAGGCGCTCGCCCGGCTCGACCGGCTGCCGGGCGTGGACCTCATCGTCACCGACGTCTACATGCCCATCATGAGCGGGCTGGCCCTGCTCGAGCGGATCCAGCGCCACCCGCGGCTGGCGCGGATCCCGGTGGTGGTGATCAGCGCCGGCGGCGAGCCGGAGCGGGAGCGGGCCCTGTCGCTCGGCGCGGCCTTCTACCTGCAGAAGCCGGTGAAGTACCAGGACCTGGTGGTCACGGTGCGCGCGCTGCTCGCCCACCGCGAGCAGGGGCGCGCCGGCGGCCGCGACTAGCGCGCGGGCGCGCGGCGGCGACCCGCCGTCGCCGTTGCCGGGCGGCCGCCTGCACGCTACGTTCACGCCCGGAACCTCGAAGCGGACGGAGGCGAGATGGCCCAGGTGGCAGCCCACATCACCGGCACGGTGGCGCGCATCGAGAAGCAGCCGGGCGACGCCGTGAGCCCCGGCGACGCGCTCGTGATCCTCGAGTCGATGAAGATGGAGATGCCGGTCGAGGCCACCGCCGCCGGGCGGGTGAAGGAGGTCCGCTGCAAGGAGGGACAGCCGGTCAGCGAGGGCGACGTCCTCGTGGTGCTCGAGTAGATGGGCGCCGTCGCCTGGGCCGATCGCGGCCTCGTCCGCCTGGTCACCCTCGCCAACCCGAGCAAGCGCAACGCGCTCGACTTCGAGGGCCTGCTCGAGCTCGAGGAGGCCTGCCTCGCCGCGGCGCGCGACCGGGTGCGGTGCCTCGTCTTCCGCGGCGCCGGCGATCGGGCCTTCTCGGCCGGGTTCGACATCGGCGCCCTGCCCCGGAGCGGCGGCGCCGGCGAGCGGCCCGACGAGGCCGTGGAGCGGGCCATGGAGGCGGTCGAGGCGGTGCCCTGCCCGACCATCGCCTTCGTGAACGGCGCCGCCTACGGGGCCGGCGCCGAGCTGGCGGTCACCTGCGACCTGCGCGTCGCCGCGCCCGGGGCGAGCCTGGGGATGCCGCCGGCCCGGCTCGGGGTGGTCTACTCGGCGGCCGGCCTGCGCCGCTTCCTCTCGCTCCTCGGTCCGGCGCGCACCCGCGAGCTCTTCTTCACCGCCCGGCCGGTCGGCGCCGAGGAGGCGCTCTCGCTCGGGCTCGTGGACCGGGTGGTCGCGGCGGCCGACGCCGAGGCGGCCGCGCTCGCGCTCGCCGAGGAGATCGCCGGCAACGCGCCGCTCGCGGTGCAGGGGATGAAGCGGATCCTGCGGCTCCTCGAGTCGGCCCACGAGCGCGGCCTCACCGACGGCGAGCGGGAGGAGGTGTCGGACCTGCGGCGGCGCGCCTTCGAGAGCGCCGACCTCGCCGAGGGGCGGGCCGCGTTCCTGGAGAAGCGGCCCCCGCGCTTCACGGGCGCGTGAGGCCGCCTTCCCGGGGCCGCGCCCGGCCGGTCCGCGACAGCTCCCGCTCGAACCGCGCGCCGTCCTGCGCCGGCAGCACCACGAACTGGTCGAGCTCGTAGCCGGCGAGGGAGAGGTCGATCCGGTGGCGCTCGTCGAGCTTCACGTCGGGGATGGTGACCGGGGTGACGCCGGCGGGCGCGTCGTCGATCCGCACCGCCGCGCCGGGGGGCGAGGAGCGGACGGTGACCGGCCCGATGGCCCGGGCGAGGGCGACGTGCACGCGGGCCGCCCGCGCGAGGGCGCCCACCGGAACCGAGGCGGTCGCGGCGCGACGGTTCGGCGCCTCGACCCGGACCTCGTGCACCCGCCCCAC from Anaeromyxobacter paludicola harbors:
- a CDS encoding GMC family oxidoreductase; its protein translation is MAEPWRANGPGRVLTGADIARDYEERADACVIGSGAGGAVMAARLAEMGARVVLLEEGGLYTRNDFDMQEATAYPRLYQEKGQRATADLSITVLQGRCVGGGTTVNWTTSFRTPERVLEHWRAAHGVEGLDPATLAPHFDAVEQRLNIREWPLAQVNGNNRVLWDGCGKLGWQRALTRRNVDACANLGYCGLGCPIDAKRSMDVTYVPDAVKKGAHLYANTRAVRIELHRKRANLVRAEVLDPATDRPKGHSVLVKPKVVVLCGSAVNSPALLLRSGLDFNGRVGKRTFLHPVVASIGVYPQRIDGFYGAPQSVTSHQFIERGPGKIGFFMETAPVHPMLAASAAGGFGAAHQEVMARLGHVSALIGLTVDGFLPGDEGGTVSLRKDGRVRLDYRLRPEHWEALREANKALARVQLAAGAESVHSLHEDPVELRREADLPKLDAAPWRPVRVGLFTAHQMGGCAMGKDPDKSVVSARLKHHHVDNLFVADASIFPSSLGVNPQETVFGIAHWAAGHIGRNLR
- a CDS encoding gluconate 2-dehydrogenase subunit 3 family protein; translation: MSRQAPRILMPGELESRRSFIKKGLLGAALLAAGGGVWLGTRRTHPEPALKGPFQVLTDAEATVILAIADRLVPPRRGFPRPLDVGVPGKVDAIAAMAHPAVQREIRQLIGLFESPLTGAFLDGLPGTFTGASPEAQDRRLHDWATSRLAVRRTGFRALKKLVYAAYYASPQTYPAVGYPGPPIRAGGR
- a CDS encoding TIGR02266 family protein, with the translated sequence MLAVSYPDEEARAHDYTENLSEGGLFVRTEREFQVGDRVTLQLSFPQLLDPHEISAEVVRLRGEGPDAPPGVGVRIPEDRREDRDRLRALVRAAERMPRADRTYRVMLVEDNSLVAAMYTSALRRATAEGMPGLAVELVQDGGEALARLDRLPGVDLIVTDVYMPIMSGLALLERIQRHPRLARIPVVVISAGGEPERERALSLGAAFYLQKPVKYQDLVVTVRALLAHREQGRAGGRD
- a CDS encoding acetyl-CoA carboxylase biotin carboxyl carrier protein subunit, which translates into the protein MAQVAAHITGTVARIEKQPGDAVSPGDALVILESMKMEMPVEATAAGRVKEVRCKEGQPVSEGDVLVVLE
- a CDS encoding enoyl-CoA hydratase-related protein: MGAVAWADRGLVRLVTLANPSKRNALDFEGLLELEEACLAAARDRVRCLVFRGAGDRAFSAGFDIGALPRSGGAGERPDEAVERAMEAVEAVPCPTIAFVNGAAYGAGAELAVTCDLRVAAPGASLGMPPARLGVVYSAAGLRRFLSLLGPARTRELFFTARPVGAEEALSLGLVDRVVAAADAEAAALALAEEIAGNAPLAVQGMKRILRLLESAHERGLTDGEREEVSDLRRRAFESADLAEGRAAFLEKRPPRFTGA